Sequence from the Prunus persica cultivar Lovell chromosome G5, Prunus_persica_NCBIv2, whole genome shotgun sequence genome:
AAGTGATTCCTGAAAAAGCAAGCACTTAGAGTGCttcttaataataaaaaaaatctataattGATTTGGTAACAAtgctgcaattttttttttttcacaaagggGCCAAGCTAAGGAGAGCTAATCACAAAGTATAAATATTAATGCTAAATGGGCAGAAGGGTCGATGATCTGTATTGATTTTGTTTAATGTTGGATTACATCACTTTTTTCTCTATGTTTCCAGCTTACATGATGGGATATTGGGTTAGAAATAATTAAACTTCATCCCATTCATCTCCATAATTCTTTGAAGAGGAGCATCTGCTGCTGTACAAACTGAGCTTTCAGAGCTAACCACATTTGGGAATGATTCAGaaaatacatattaaaaaGCTCTTGTTACAAAACTTGTGCAGTCTCATTCACTATAATCTCAAAGatcttttgatttttacaCAATTCACCCTTCAATCTCCAATCTCCAATCTCCATTTGCAACTACAAAAATATAACCACTTTTACATAAATAACAATTGCTCCAATACTCTCTGCCAATGAGCACATTCTGGTATTTTGTAACAGAGAAATGTATAGTAGTAGTAACCCCAGAACTCTCTGCCAAGAACTGCAAATAAACCCAACACCTAACTTTCCAAATCACAATTCTAACTTTCAGTTAGATCAAACAAATTCGTAAATTAGTATCCAACTTTCCATACTCATGCCAGCACAAGATGAACCCAAAAAGCATTTTAAATTCAGAGAGTTAAAAATTAGTTTGATTGATAAGTTTATTCAAGAGAGTGGTCAGCAGGGCATCTCTCCTCTCAGCTCTGCTCTCTTCTCTTATCCTTCTCTGTTCTTCCCTCTCCCTCCAAGCCTGCTCCACCATTaacctctccctctccacctTCTCCATCTTCTGCCGCCATTCCTGCTCAAACATCCGCCGCTCCTGCGCCCGCCTCTCCATCATTTCCCTCCATTCCATCTCCATcctctgctgctgctgaaaAAACGCCTTAAGCATATCCTGGATACTACTACTACTAGTCCCACTAGCAGCATTGGTTGCTTTTGGCATAATTACTCTTTCACCCTTCCTCTTCTTATCATCCTCATCCTCTTCATCTGGGTCCTCTGAGAACTCGTCCGAGGATCGGCCCGGCCTCAATTTCCTCTTCCCCATTTTCTTGGACCGGGCTGAACCGGTCTCGGATTCAAGAAGTAAGCGCTGCATATTATTTGCTCTTTCAGTAAACACTGCCTGCAATTCCTCAAAGAAGGGACACTCCCGCCCACTCTCCGGATCAGACGTCTCCTTCCCCTGAATAATTAGGGTTACTAACTATTGTTTGTTATGTGAATTTCAACCTAAACCCtaccaaaaccctaaaataattcaattggGTATTTTTGTGGTACAGCGAATTCTGAAAATTCATACCTTGTAACGAATGAGGAGGTTCTTCCACTTGCATTTGCACTGCTCGGGGGTTCTGTTGAAGCCTCTCTCGGCCATCTTAGAGCTCACTGCTTCCCACAGCGCCTTGCTGCGCTTCGCCAAATTGGAGTTCCTGATCTCCAGTTCTCCACGGATGGCGATCAGCTCCCTCGTCTCCTCTGGGGCCCACTGT
This genomic interval carries:
- the LOC18776613 gene encoding trihelix transcription factor GT-3b, translating into MYGAGGDEEEGMAMGMGSGGTGMMKKMMTSPAGGGSGQWAPEETRELIAIRGELEIRNSNLAKRSKALWEAVSSKMAERGFNRTPEQCKCKWKNLLIRYKGKETSDPESGRECPFFEELQAVFTERANNMQRLLLESETGSARSKKMGKRKLRPGRSSDEFSEDPDEEDEDDKKRKGERVIMPKATNAASGTSSSSIQDMLKAFFQQQQRMEMEWREMMERRAQERRMFEQEWRQKMEKVERERLMVEQAWREREEQRRIREESRAERRDALLTTLLNKLINQTNF